The following proteins are encoded in a genomic region of Mycolicibacterium confluentis:
- a CDS encoding MCE family protein, which produces MLKYRQSSLVRTGFIGLVLIVLIIAVGLRPQQLMSMATSVRYQAQFAEAGGLTAGNNVKVSGVTVGTVSDVELDQGKALVTFAVNSRVRLGRDTTAQISIGTLLGERVLVVEPRGNGSIGALGLIPLTRTSSPYSLTDAIGEFTSNTAQTDTAAINLSLDTLSETIERLAPQLAPTFDGMSRLSKSLNKRNESLSSLLSTAADVTGILSERSEQVNRLILNADDLLGVLQDRRYAIVNLLANTTAVTRELSGLIDDNEKELAPALEQLNRVSEMLERNRDNLEKSLRGLAKYQLTQGEAVNNGFYYYGFASNLLPGPAIQPFLDYALGFRRGVNAGQPPDNAGPRAEFPFPYNGIPGGHP; this is translated from the coding sequence ATGCTGAAATATCGCCAGTCCTCGCTCGTTCGCACCGGATTCATCGGTTTGGTGCTGATCGTGCTGATCATCGCCGTCGGCCTGCGGCCTCAGCAGTTGATGTCGATGGCGACCTCGGTCAGGTACCAGGCGCAGTTCGCCGAGGCCGGCGGGCTGACCGCCGGCAACAACGTGAAGGTGTCCGGCGTGACCGTGGGCACGGTGTCCGACGTCGAACTCGATCAGGGCAAGGCGCTGGTGACCTTCGCGGTCAACAGCAGGGTGCGACTCGGCCGGGACACCACAGCACAGATCAGCATCGGCACGCTGCTCGGCGAGCGGGTCCTGGTCGTCGAACCGCGCGGCAACGGCAGCATCGGCGCCCTCGGTCTCATCCCGCTGACCCGCACCTCCTCGCCGTACTCGCTGACCGATGCCATCGGCGAGTTCACCTCCAACACCGCACAGACCGACACCGCGGCCATCAACCTCTCGCTGGACACCCTGTCGGAGACCATCGAACGCCTCGCCCCGCAACTCGCCCCCACCTTCGACGGTATGAGCCGGCTGTCGAAGTCGCTGAACAAGCGCAACGAGTCGTTGAGCAGCCTGCTGTCGACTGCGGCCGACGTCACCGGAATCCTTTCGGAGCGAAGCGAACAGGTGAACCGCCTGATCCTCAACGCCGATGATCTGCTCGGAGTGCTGCAGGACCGTCGGTATGCGATCGTCAACCTGCTCGCGAACACCACGGCCGTGACGCGGGAGCTGTCCGGGCTGATCGACGACAACGAGAAGGAACTCGCCCCGGCGCTTGAGCAGCTGAACCGAGTCTCGGAGATGCTCGAGCGCAACCGTGACAACCTGGAGAAGTCCCTTCGCGGGCTCGCCAAATATCAATTGACGCAGGGCGAAGCGGTCAACAACGGCTTCTACTACTACGGATTCGCCTCGAACCTGCTTCCCGGTCCGGCGATCCAGCCCTTCCTCGACTACGCGCTGGGCTTCCGCCGCGGCGTGAACGCTGGGCAGCCACCGGACAATGCCGGGCCTCGCGCCGAATTCCCGTTCCCCTACAACGGAATTCCGGGAGGACACCCATGA
- a CDS encoding MCE family protein, whose product MNGLGTTAAKFGAFALTMVVLTAGLFAIFSQYRSGSTHGYSALFRDASSLKSGDSVRVAGIRVGTVRDVELQPDNTVLVAFDADDKVRLTEGTTVAVRYLNLVGDRYLELIDEPGSVRVRPPGSLIGIDHTEPALNLDLLLGGLKPVIQGLNPDDVNSLTNSLIQILQGQGGDLESLFARTSSFTNALADNGQTVESLIDNLNDTLSVLAKDGQKFSGAVDGLERLVSGLAEERDPIGEAITALDNGTASMASLLTDARPPLSGTVDQLTRLAPLLSNETDLARLDLLMQKTPQNYRKLVRLGSYGSWLNLYICGVSLRVTDLQGRTAHFPWVIQNTGRCGEP is encoded by the coding sequence GTGAACGGGCTGGGCACGACAGCAGCCAAGTTCGGCGCCTTCGCGCTGACGATGGTGGTGCTGACGGCAGGCCTGTTCGCAATCTTCAGCCAGTACCGCTCGGGATCCACCCACGGCTACTCCGCGCTGTTCCGGGACGCGTCCAGCCTCAAATCGGGCGACTCAGTGCGGGTGGCCGGCATTCGTGTCGGCACGGTGCGCGACGTGGAACTGCAACCCGACAACACCGTCCTGGTGGCCTTCGACGCCGACGACAAGGTTCGGCTCACCGAGGGGACGACGGTCGCGGTGCGCTACCTGAACCTCGTCGGTGATCGCTATCTCGAACTCATCGACGAGCCCGGCTCAGTCAGGGTCCGCCCGCCGGGGTCTCTCATCGGGATCGACCACACCGAGCCGGCACTCAACCTCGATCTGCTTCTCGGCGGCCTCAAACCCGTCATCCAGGGTCTCAACCCCGACGACGTCAACTCGTTGACCAACTCGCTGATCCAGATCCTGCAGGGCCAGGGTGGGGATCTCGAATCGTTGTTCGCGCGGACGTCGTCGTTCACCAATGCGCTGGCCGACAACGGGCAGACCGTGGAGAGCCTGATCGACAACCTCAACGACACCCTGTCCGTCCTCGCCAAGGACGGGCAGAAGTTCTCCGGCGCGGTGGACGGGCTCGAGCGCCTGGTCAGCGGCCTGGCCGAGGAACGCGATCCGATCGGCGAGGCGATCACCGCGCTGGACAACGGCACCGCGTCAATGGCGAGTCTGCTGACGGATGCGCGGCCGCCGCTGTCGGGCACCGTCGACCAGCTGACCCGATTGGCTCCGCTGCTGTCCAACGAGACCGACCTGGCCCGGCTGGACCTCCTGATGCAGAAGACCCCGCAGAACTATCGCAAGCTGGTACGGCTCGGGTCCTATGGGAGCTGGCTGAACCTCTACATCTGCGGTGTCTCCCTTCGGGTCACAGACCTGCAGGGGCGCACGGCGCACTTCCCCTGGGTCATCCAGAACACCGGCCGGTGTGGGGAGCCCTGA
- a CDS encoding MCE family protein has translation MGGATIAAAVAVVALAVGLFRGSFTDTVGVTVLAERAGLVMNADAKVKLHGAQVGSVRKVESLPDGRAALHLAMDPSYLELIPSNVRVDISSSTVFGAKFVELVPPADSTAEPLQPGQVLDADHVTVEINTVFEQLSSVLSKIEPTKLNETLGALATALDGRGDQIGQMMTDLDEFLTKIDPSLPNMEHELTVAPEVINAYADAAPDLVTTVEAATTMSQTLVDEQQNLDALLISVIGLADTGSDVVGTNRQAITDVARLLVPTTDLTNQYNEALTCGLGGAVQLANAPGTPLPGGLLLQTVVFGQERYRYPQNLPKVGATGGPQCTDLPKVGFQKHPPFVVTDVNANPAQYGNEGILLNSDGLKQMLYGPIDGPPRNSAQIGQPG, from the coding sequence ATGGGTGGCGCGACGATCGCCGCGGCCGTGGCCGTGGTGGCACTCGCGGTGGGCCTGTTCCGGGGCAGCTTCACCGACACGGTCGGTGTCACGGTGCTGGCCGAACGCGCCGGTCTCGTCATGAACGCGGACGCCAAAGTGAAACTGCATGGTGCACAGGTCGGTTCGGTGCGAAAGGTTGAATCCCTGCCGGACGGACGCGCCGCGCTGCATCTGGCGATGGATCCGTCGTACCTGGAACTCATCCCATCCAATGTGCGGGTCGACATCTCGTCCTCGACGGTGTTCGGCGCGAAGTTCGTCGAACTGGTGCCACCGGCCGATTCAACCGCCGAGCCGCTGCAACCCGGGCAGGTGCTCGACGCCGACCATGTCACGGTCGAGATCAACACCGTGTTCGAGCAGTTGTCCTCGGTGCTCTCGAAGATCGAACCCACCAAACTCAACGAGACGCTCGGTGCGTTGGCGACGGCGCTGGACGGGCGCGGCGATCAGATCGGCCAGATGATGACCGACCTGGACGAGTTCCTGACGAAGATCGACCCGAGCCTGCCGAATATGGAGCATGAACTCACCGTCGCCCCCGAGGTGATCAACGCCTACGCCGACGCGGCACCGGACCTCGTCACCACCGTCGAGGCCGCGACGACGATGAGCCAGACCCTCGTAGACGAGCAGCAGAATCTCGATGCCCTGCTCATCAGCGTCATCGGACTCGCAGACACCGGCAGCGATGTCGTGGGCACCAACCGGCAGGCCATCACCGACGTCGCGCGCCTGCTGGTCCCGACGACGGACCTGACCAACCAGTACAACGAGGCACTGACCTGTGGACTCGGCGGTGCCGTGCAGTTGGCCAACGCCCCGGGGACACCGCTTCCCGGTGGCCTGCTGCTGCAGACCGTGGTCTTCGGCCAGGAGCGTTACCGCTACCCGCAGAACCTGCCGAAGGTGGGGGCCACCGGCGGGCCGCAGTGCACCGATCTGCCCAAGGTCGGTTTCCAGAAGCATCCGCCGTTCGTCGTCACCGACGTCAACGCGAACCCTGCGCAGTACGGCAATGAAGGAATCCTGTTGAACTCCGACGGCCTCAAGCAGATGCTCTACGGCCCGATCGACGGTCCGCCGCGCAACTCCGCACAGATCGGACAGCCAGGGTGA
- a CDS encoding MlaE family ABC transporter permease has protein sequence MAGIRVLHPQLARELSRPIGTLSRIGEHTAFYGRALAGVPHAAVHYRREIIRLIAEISMGAGTLAMIGGTVVIVGFLTLAAGGTLAVQGYSSLGDIGIEALTGFLAAFINVRISAPVVAGIGLAATFGAGVTAQLGAMRISEEIDALETMGIRSVEYLVSTRIVAGMIAITPLYAIAVILSFTASKLTTVVMFGQSAGLYNHYFATFLNPTDLLWSFLQAILMAIAVLLVHTYFGYFARGGPSGVGVAVGNAVRTSLIVVIAVTLLVSLSVYGANGNFNLSG, from the coding sequence ATGGCAGGGATACGCGTACTCCACCCGCAACTGGCGCGGGAACTCAGCAGACCGATCGGCACCCTCAGCCGCATCGGTGAGCACACCGCGTTCTACGGGCGCGCGCTGGCCGGTGTGCCCCACGCCGCCGTGCACTACCGCCGGGAGATCATCCGCCTGATCGCCGAAATCAGCATGGGTGCGGGGACATTGGCGATGATCGGAGGAACCGTCGTCATCGTCGGCTTCCTCACTCTCGCGGCAGGCGGCACGCTGGCGGTGCAGGGATACAGCTCGCTGGGTGACATCGGCATCGAAGCCCTCACCGGGTTCCTGGCCGCTTTCATCAACGTCCGGATCTCGGCGCCCGTGGTCGCCGGCATCGGACTGGCCGCCACGTTCGGCGCGGGGGTGACCGCGCAGTTGGGCGCGATGCGGATCAGCGAGGAGATCGATGCCCTCGAGACCATGGGCATCCGGTCGGTGGAGTACCTCGTCAGCACCCGCATCGTCGCCGGAATGATCGCGATCACACCGCTTTACGCCATCGCCGTGATCCTGTCGTTCACCGCGAGCAAGCTCACCACCGTGGTGATGTTCGGGCAGTCGGCGGGCCTGTACAACCACTACTTCGCGACCTTCCTCAATCCGACGGACCTGCTGTGGTCGTTCCTGCAGGCGATTCTGATGGCGATCGCGGTGCTGCTGGTGCACACCTACTTCGGCTACTTCGCCCGCGGCGGTCCGTCGGGCGTGGGTGTCGCGGTCGGGAACGCGGTGCGCACGTCCCTCATCGTCGTGATCGCGGTGACCCTGCTGGTGTCGCTGTCGGTCTACGGCGCCAACGGCAACTTCAACCTGTCGGGTTAG
- a CDS encoding MlaE family ABC transporter permease: protein MVSQTQDRRALGLSGLRERGFGPVQAVGGLLAMSADAVKFLFRGPFQGREFLEQSWFVARVSLMPTVLVAIPFTVLVSFTLNILLRELGAADLSGAGAAFGAVTQVGPMVTVLIVAGAGATAMCADLGSRTIREEIDAMEVLGINPVQRLVTPRMLASALVAMLLNSLVVIIGILGGYAFSVFVQGVNPGAFAAGITLLTGVPEVIISCVKAALFGLIAGMVACYRGLTISGGGAKAVGNAVNETVVYAFMSLFVVNVVVTAIGIQMTSN, encoded by the coding sequence ATGGTGAGTCAGACCCAAGACCGCCGGGCCTTGGGGCTGTCGGGCCTGCGTGAACGCGGATTCGGACCCGTCCAAGCCGTCGGCGGGCTGCTCGCGATGTCGGCCGACGCCGTGAAGTTCCTCTTCCGCGGACCGTTTCAGGGCCGGGAATTCCTGGAGCAGTCGTGGTTCGTGGCGCGCGTGTCGCTGATGCCCACGGTCCTCGTCGCGATCCCCTTCACGGTGCTCGTGAGCTTCACCCTCAACATCCTCCTGCGCGAGTTGGGCGCGGCGGACCTGTCGGGCGCCGGTGCGGCTTTCGGCGCGGTGACTCAGGTCGGCCCCATGGTCACAGTGCTGATCGTGGCCGGCGCCGGCGCCACCGCGATGTGCGCGGACCTGGGGTCGCGCACCATCCGCGAGGAGATCGACGCGATGGAGGTGCTGGGCATCAATCCGGTCCAGCGGTTGGTGACGCCTCGGATGCTTGCGTCGGCCCTGGTGGCGATGCTGCTCAACAGCCTCGTGGTCATCATCGGAATCCTCGGCGGCTACGCCTTCTCGGTCTTCGTCCAGGGGGTCAACCCCGGAGCTTTCGCCGCAGGCATCACGCTGCTCACCGGGGTGCCCGAGGTGATCATCTCGTGCGTCAAGGCGGCCCTGTTCGGACTGATCGCCGGGATGGTCGCCTGCTATCGCGGGCTGACCATCAGCGGTGGCGGCGCCAAGGCCGTCGGCAACGCCGTCAACGAAACCGTGGTGTACGCCTTCATGTCGCTGTTCGTCGTCAACGTGGTGGTCACGGCCATCGGCATCCAGATGACGTCGAACTGA
- a CDS encoding SDR family NAD(P)-dependent oxidoreductase has product MLITGGGSGIGQACVLRILAEGGHVVAADISPEGLADTVTKAGDAGERLQTVVMDVGDEESVRHGVAEAVGLLGGLDTLVNAAGILRSSHLTQTTLADFELVLRINLVGIFLVTREAIGALQDGKGPAVVNFSSTSAHFAHPYMAAYAASKGGVLSMTHALALEFAKAGIRFNCVQPGSISSGMTDGTGESRQSVGPGLPEDADYSLFGKVAPMLPLDGGAIFAAPDAVAGVVAMLGSDDAYFITGTEVRIDGGSHM; this is encoded by the coding sequence GTGTTGATCACCGGCGGCGGTTCAGGCATCGGCCAGGCGTGCGTGCTGCGGATCCTCGCCGAGGGCGGCCACGTGGTCGCGGCGGACATCAGTCCCGAAGGTTTGGCCGACACCGTCACGAAGGCTGGCGACGCAGGCGAACGCCTGCAGACGGTCGTGATGGACGTCGGCGATGAGGAGTCCGTTCGCCACGGCGTGGCCGAGGCGGTGGGACTGCTGGGCGGCCTCGACACCCTGGTGAACGCGGCCGGCATCCTGCGGTCGTCACACCTGACGCAGACCACGCTCGCCGACTTCGAGTTGGTGCTTCGCATCAACCTCGTCGGGATCTTCCTGGTCACCCGGGAAGCCATCGGCGCACTGCAGGACGGGAAGGGCCCGGCGGTGGTCAACTTCAGCTCAACCTCCGCCCACTTCGCGCATCCCTACATGGCCGCCTACGCGGCCTCCAAGGGCGGTGTGCTGTCGATGACGCATGCGTTGGCGCTGGAGTTCGCCAAGGCCGGGATTCGGTTCAACTGCGTTCAGCCCGGGTCGATTTCGTCGGGTATGACGGACGGCACCGGAGAGTCCCGACAGAGTGTCGGCCCCGGCCTGCCCGAAGACGCCGACTACAGCCTGTTCGGCAAGGTGGCCCCGATGCTGCCGTTGGACGGCGGTGCGATCTTCGCGGCACCGGATGCGGTGGCGGGTGTGGTGGCGATGCTGGGCAGCGACGACGCGTACTTCATCACCGGCACCGAGGTGCGCATCGACGGCGGCTCCCACATGTAG
- a CDS encoding cupin domain-containing protein yields the protein MSTQYGEEWKTAITVVQGVHPPAIAANAEAMTVVVEYPPGSRGAPPHRHPGGPAFGYMLEGEMLFELEGEPPRVIRAGEAFWEPGGDVIHYSDANNREDLPSRFLVTMFCVPGQQMLVLVDDDELAAREHLRIPRGHRAR from the coding sequence ATGTCCACCCAGTACGGAGAAGAATGGAAGACGGCGATCACCGTCGTGCAGGGCGTCCACCCGCCGGCCATCGCGGCGAACGCCGAGGCGATGACCGTGGTGGTCGAGTATCCGCCCGGCAGTCGGGGCGCCCCACCGCACCGTCACCCGGGCGGTCCTGCGTTCGGCTACATGCTCGAGGGCGAGATGCTCTTCGAACTCGAGGGGGAGCCACCGCGCGTCATCCGGGCGGGCGAGGCCTTCTGGGAACCGGGCGGTGACGTCATCCACTATTCGGATGCCAACAACCGCGAGGACCTCCCAAGCCGCTTCCTGGTCACGATGTTCTGCGTTCCGGGTCAACAGATGCTGGTGCTCGTCGACGACGACGAACTGGCCGCGCGCGAGCACCTGCGGATTCCCAGGGGGCACCGGGCCCGGTGA
- a CDS encoding sigma-70 family RNA polymerase sigma factor: protein MTVNAVPPAVESDSELKARFAAEVWPLVDSLARGARRLTRSNADAEDLLQETLVHAYAGFRTFKEGTNLKAWLFRIQHNQWINAYRWKERRPAEVLTDELTDRGLAEYGAHLAGGLRSAEDEALDWLPDNEIREAMAQLSAGFRTVLYYADVEGYTYAETAALMGIPMGTVMSRASRARVQLRRSLADSTHARRRSESMSTLAA from the coding sequence ATGACCGTCAACGCCGTTCCCCCCGCCGTTGAGTCCGACAGCGAACTCAAGGCACGCTTCGCCGCCGAAGTGTGGCCGCTGGTCGACAGCCTGGCACGGGGAGCCCGCCGGCTCACCCGCAGCAACGCCGATGCCGAGGATCTGCTGCAGGAGACCCTCGTCCACGCCTACGCGGGCTTCCGGACCTTCAAAGAGGGCACCAACCTCAAGGCGTGGCTGTTCCGGATCCAGCACAACCAGTGGATCAACGCGTACCGGTGGAAGGAGCGGCGCCCCGCGGAGGTGCTCACCGACGAGCTCACCGACCGGGGTCTGGCCGAGTACGGTGCCCATCTTGCGGGAGGGCTGCGATCGGCGGAGGACGAGGCCCTTGACTGGCTGCCCGACAACGAGATTCGCGAGGCGATGGCTCAGCTCTCCGCCGGATTCCGGACGGTGCTGTACTACGCCGATGTGGAGGGTTACACGTACGCCGAAACCGCTGCGCTCATGGGGATTCCGATGGGCACCGTGATGTCTCGGGCCTCGCGGGCGCGTGTCCAACTGCGTCGTTCACTGGCCGACTCGACCCACGCGCGGCGTCGTTCCGAATCCATGTCCACGCTCGCCGCGTGA
- a CDS encoding ATP-binding protein, with the protein MASHGRAQHLHGRTAETAALRQVTKSIRSGTSHVLVLRGEAGVGKTALLNLLRGEGDGLRCVQVSGVESDMELAYAGLQQLCAPLMDHLEDLAPPQRDALDVAFGRGVGPPPERFLVGLAVLSLLAAAVHDQPLLCVVDDAQWLDQVSLQTLGFVARRLVAEPVAMVFAARTEGAETLAGLPELRVHGLSDADARTLLDQAMIGVVDPNVRDRVVAETRGNPLALLEAPRTYSAAELAGGFGPLSATGSPNRIEESYVRRIQALPDATRQLLLLAAAEPVGDSALFLRAAARLGIAVDALSPAESAGVIEFGPRMRFHHPLIRAAAYRAADLADRRKIHAALAAATDADSDPDRRAWHAANSVAGTDDSVAAELEDSASRAQSRGGIAAAANFLERAAVLTSDPDLRGSRALAAAEAKRDSADSASAYELLTIAELAPLPELQRARAVRLRAQMEFVSSRAGDSGAPRVGETAAGLLEAAKRMEDIDEFASRESYLEAFAALMYAGRLGQPGALVDAADTARTALTRTSDLPRAVDLFFRGVIERVTGGARAGVEHLRTALDAMCQLAEASPGEILRWLVPAFPILQESAAHELWDEDVVDRLSAAIVRQARTAGALAGLPQALVYRAGLHVLLGELSTATTLIAEADSITAATAPNGPVRYYSLVITAWRGDPVAAMRLIDAASSDAEARGEGRLLGLTGYATAVLYNGLSRYEEAFSAAREVCEYEDLGFYSWALHELVDAAAHIGELAAAQRAISHIEERAGASGTPWGLGAMASARALLADNDDADQLFTEALDHLCRSRVMVHQARTHLAYGEWLRRVNRRGDARRHLNVAHEMFTRMGAQAFAERTRRELIAVGDKVRKQPVASGDQLTAQEAQIARLAADGLTNQEIGAQLFISVHTVEWHLRKVFVKLGITSRRSLRTLTWSD; encoded by the coding sequence ATGGCGAGTCACGGCCGGGCACAGCACCTGCACGGGCGCACCGCCGAGACCGCAGCGCTGCGCCAAGTCACCAAGTCAATTCGATCCGGCACGTCCCACGTCCTGGTGTTGCGCGGCGAGGCGGGAGTCGGGAAGACCGCGCTGCTGAACCTGCTCCGGGGCGAGGGCGACGGCCTGCGCTGTGTCCAGGTCTCCGGAGTCGAGTCCGATATGGAGTTGGCGTACGCCGGACTGCAGCAGTTGTGTGCGCCCTTGATGGACCACCTCGAGGACCTGGCGCCACCACAGCGTGACGCGCTGGACGTTGCGTTCGGGCGTGGCGTCGGGCCACCGCCGGAGCGCTTCCTGGTCGGCTTGGCGGTGCTGAGCCTGCTCGCGGCGGCGGTGCACGACCAGCCACTGCTGTGTGTTGTCGACGACGCCCAATGGCTGGACCAGGTTTCGCTGCAGACATTGGGTTTCGTTGCGCGCCGGCTTGTGGCGGAACCCGTGGCCATGGTGTTCGCCGCGCGCACCGAGGGCGCCGAGACGCTGGCCGGGCTGCCGGAACTGCGTGTGCACGGTCTATCCGATGCCGACGCACGAACACTGTTGGACCAGGCGATGATCGGCGTAGTCGATCCCAATGTCCGCGATCGCGTCGTCGCCGAGACACGTGGCAACCCGTTGGCACTTCTGGAAGCTCCCCGCACGTACTCGGCTGCAGAACTCGCGGGCGGATTCGGGCCGCTGAGCGCGACGGGATCACCCAACCGCATCGAGGAGAGCTACGTCCGTCGCATCCAGGCGCTGCCGGATGCGACGCGCCAACTGCTGCTGCTGGCCGCGGCCGAACCGGTCGGCGACTCCGCGCTGTTTCTGCGTGCCGCCGCACGGTTGGGCATCGCCGTGGACGCGTTGTCGCCGGCCGAGTCCGCGGGTGTCATCGAGTTCGGCCCCCGGATGCGCTTCCACCACCCACTGATTCGTGCGGCCGCCTACCGGGCCGCCGACCTGGCCGACCGCCGAAAGATCCACGCCGCGCTCGCTGCGGCCACCGACGCCGACTCCGATCCAGATCGGCGTGCATGGCACGCAGCCAATTCCGTCGCCGGCACCGATGATTCGGTGGCCGCAGAACTGGAGGACTCGGCAAGCCGGGCCCAGAGCAGAGGAGGCATCGCCGCGGCCGCGAACTTCCTCGAGCGTGCCGCAGTGCTCACGTCGGATCCGGATCTTCGTGGGAGCCGCGCCTTGGCTGCCGCTGAGGCCAAACGGGACTCGGCGGACTCGGCGTCGGCCTATGAACTGCTGACCATCGCTGAGTTGGCACCGCTGCCGGAACTTCAGCGTGCCCGTGCGGTGCGCCTGCGAGCTCAGATGGAGTTCGTCAGCAGCCGAGCGGGGGACAGTGGTGCTCCCCGGGTGGGGGAGACCGCGGCCGGATTGCTGGAGGCCGCGAAGCGGATGGAGGACATCGACGAATTCGCCTCCCGCGAGAGCTATCTCGAAGCATTCGCGGCGTTGATGTATGCCGGTCGTCTGGGGCAGCCCGGAGCCCTTGTCGATGCCGCTGACACCGCCCGCACGGCGTTGACCCGCACCTCGGACCTTCCCCGGGCCGTGGACCTGTTCTTCCGGGGCGTTATCGAGCGGGTCACCGGTGGCGCCCGGGCAGGAGTCGAGCACCTCCGGACCGCCCTGGACGCGATGTGTCAGCTTGCCGAGGCAAGTCCCGGCGAAATCCTCCGGTGGCTGGTTCCGGCGTTTCCGATCCTGCAGGAGTCGGCGGCCCATGAACTCTGGGATGAAGACGTTGTCGACAGGCTGTCGGCGGCGATCGTGAGGCAGGCCCGGACCGCCGGCGCGTTGGCCGGACTCCCACAGGCGCTGGTGTACCGGGCCGGACTACATGTGCTGCTTGGCGAATTGTCCACGGCGACAACGCTGATCGCCGAGGCTGACTCGATCACCGCGGCAACTGCCCCGAACGGACCCGTGCGCTACTACTCGCTGGTGATCACCGCGTGGCGGGGGGATCCCGTGGCGGCGATGCGGCTCATCGACGCGGCCTCCAGTGACGCTGAGGCACGCGGAGAGGGCAGGCTTCTCGGTCTGACCGGCTATGCGACCGCAGTGTTGTACAACGGACTGAGCCGCTACGAGGAAGCCTTCTCCGCCGCGCGTGAGGTCTGTGAGTACGAGGATCTCGGTTTCTACAGTTGGGCGCTGCACGAACTGGTCGACGCCGCCGCGCACATTGGTGAGCTGGCTGCGGCGCAACGCGCCATCAGCCACATCGAGGAACGCGCAGGGGCCAGCGGGACACCGTGGGGGCTGGGCGCGATGGCCAGCGCACGCGCGCTGCTGGCCGACAACGACGACGCCGATCAGTTGTTCACCGAGGCTCTCGACCATCTGTGCCGGTCTCGTGTGATGGTCCATCAGGCGCGAACACACCTGGCCTATGGCGAATGGCTGCGCCGAGTGAACCGGCGCGGTGATGCCCGTCGACATCTGAACGTGGCCCACGAGATGTTCACCCGCATGGGCGCACAGGCGTTTGCCGAGCGGACCCGCAGGGAGTTGATCGCGGTCGGCGACAAGGTCCGCAAACAGCCGGTGGCCTCCGGTGACCAGTTGACGGCGCAGGAGGCGCAGATCGCGCGTCTGGCCGCAGACGGACTGACCAACCAGGAGATCGGGGCCCAACTGTTCATCAGCGTGCACACCGTCGAATGGCACCTGCGGAAGGTCTTCGTCAAGCTCGGCATCACATCGCGCCGCTCGCTGCGCACGCTGACCTGGTCTGATTGA
- a CDS encoding SDR family oxidoreductase, with protein sequence MRIVVIGGTGRIGSKVVHQLNEHGHDVVAAAPSTGVNTVTGEGLADVLSGADAVVDVTNSPTFEEVAAQEFFNASTRNLLAAEAQAGVSHHVALSVVGTEQLARESGYFKAKLAQEKLISEGPVPYTIVRATQFFEFLGTIADSATVDGQVRLPDALIQPMATTDVAEAVAIAAVNQPVNGIAEVGGPEQFRLPDLIRTALTAHGDHREVVVDPTARYWGVDIDEHTLVPGDGASLFDIRFEDWILETAATS encoded by the coding sequence ATGAGAATCGTCGTCATCGGCGGCACTGGCCGAATCGGATCCAAGGTGGTCCACCAACTGAACGAACACGGCCACGACGTCGTGGCCGCCGCACCGTCCACGGGCGTGAACACCGTCACCGGCGAGGGGTTGGCCGACGTGTTGAGCGGTGCCGACGCGGTGGTGGATGTGACCAACTCACCGACCTTCGAGGAGGTTGCGGCCCAGGAGTTCTTCAACGCATCCACCCGGAATCTGCTGGCCGCGGAGGCACAGGCGGGCGTTTCACACCATGTGGCCCTCTCCGTGGTCGGAACCGAACAGTTGGCCCGCGAGAGCGGCTACTTCAAGGCGAAGTTGGCGCAGGAGAAGCTCATCTCAGAGGGACCGGTGCCGTACACGATCGTGCGGGCGACGCAGTTCTTCGAATTCCTGGGCACGATCGCCGATTCCGCGACGGTCGACGGCCAGGTGCGACTGCCCGATGCCCTGATTCAGCCCATGGCCACGACAGATGTCGCCGAAGCCGTCGCCATCGCCGCGGTCAACCAACCGGTGAACGGCATCGCCGAAGTGGGTGGGCCCGAGCAGTTCCGGCTGCCAGATCTGATTCGCACCGCCCTGACCGCTCACGGTGACCACCGCGAGGTGGTGGTTGACCCGACGGCGCGGTACTGGGGAGTCGACATCGATGAGCACACACTGGTACCCGGCGACGGCGCATCGCTCTTCGACATCCGCTTCGAGGACTGGATTCTCGAGACCGCCGCCACGAGCTGA